The Haemorhous mexicanus isolate bHaeMex1 chromosome 5, bHaeMex1.pri, whole genome shotgun sequence genome contains a region encoding:
- the CDPF1 gene encoding cysteine-rich DPF motif domain-containing protein 1, translating to MRLLEEAYVMKDPFTPDKDKFLIIRSHCSLCSRAVCVGTYCSLFYSKSFSLPCVKESLKAFPLEIQEDMDKRKPQQKSCKKKNGYKA from the exons ATGAG GCTTTTGGAAGAAGCCTATGTCATGAAGGATCCTTTCACCCCTGACAAGGACAAGTTTCTCATCATTAGGTCTCATTGCAGTTTGTGTAGCAGAGCAGTGTGTGTTGGTACA tACTGTAGTCTGTTCTACTCCAAAAGTTTCTCCCTCCCCTGTGTGAAGGAAAGCCTAAAGGcctttcctttggaaatacaAGAAGACATGGATAAAAGGAAGCCCCAgcagaaatcctgcaaaaaaaaaaacggaTACAAAGCATAA